A part of Pseudoalteromonas arctica A 37-1-2 genomic DNA contains:
- the cysN gene encoding sulfate adenylyltransferase subunit CysN — protein MSSQNNDTFNEVKEIGIDAYLARQQDKSLLRMLTCGSVDDGKSTLIGRLLHDSHQIYEDQLAALHKDNEKVGNAGEDLDLALLVDGLQAEREQGITIDVAYRYFSTAKRKFIIADTPGHEQYTRNMVTGASTSDVAIILVDARYGVQVQTKRHSFICDSLGIKQFVVAVNKMDIVDFDETVYEKIKADYLKFAEQLNVSNIKFVPMSALKGDNVVTRSAHTPYYTDKPLLELLEDSPAAETDTGFEARLPVQYVVRPNLNFRGFQGTLTSGKIHVGDAIKVLPSGKTSSIKEIVTFDGNLDSAEAGQAITVTLNNEIDISRGDVIVPANSTAVVTNQLQAKIVWMHESPLVLGKSYNLKLGSKNTSAIVTKIDYTIDVNTLEHGTSDSLQLNEIAIVTLELTETILADEYHSNHETGSFILIDRLSNLTVAAGMIEQVLQSQAQQSNFSEFEVEFNSLVRKHFPHWQALDISKL, from the coding sequence ATGTCTAGCCAAAATAACGATACATTTAACGAAGTAAAAGAAATAGGCATAGACGCCTACCTAGCACGCCAACAAGACAAAAGCTTATTGCGTATGCTTACGTGTGGCAGCGTAGATGACGGTAAATCAACATTGATTGGCCGCCTACTGCACGACAGCCACCAAATTTATGAAGATCAGCTAGCTGCCCTTCATAAAGATAACGAAAAAGTAGGTAACGCAGGTGAAGATCTTGACCTTGCATTATTAGTTGATGGCCTACAAGCTGAGCGTGAGCAAGGCATTACCATTGACGTAGCGTACCGTTACTTTTCAACGGCTAAGCGTAAATTTATTATTGCCGACACACCTGGGCACGAGCAATACACGCGCAACATGGTAACGGGTGCATCAACAAGCGATGTCGCCATTATTTTGGTTGATGCGCGTTACGGCGTGCAAGTACAAACCAAGCGCCACAGCTTTATTTGTGACTCGCTTGGCATTAAGCAGTTTGTTGTTGCCGTTAATAAAATGGATATCGTTGATTTTGACGAAACTGTGTATGAAAAAATTAAGGCCGATTACCTTAAATTTGCTGAGCAACTTAACGTATCAAACATTAAGTTTGTGCCTATGTCGGCGCTTAAAGGCGACAACGTAGTAACGCGCTCTGCACATACACCGTATTACACCGACAAACCGCTACTTGAATTACTAGAAGATTCGCCAGCAGCCGAAACAGATACAGGCTTTGAAGCGCGCCTACCGGTGCAATATGTAGTGCGTCCTAATTTAAACTTCCGTGGTTTTCAGGGCACACTTACATCGGGCAAGATACACGTAGGCGATGCTATAAAAGTATTACCATCGGGTAAAACATCAAGCATTAAAGAAATTGTTACCTTTGATGGCAACCTAGATAGCGCAGAAGCAGGCCAAGCAATTACCGTTACCCTAAATAACGAAATTGATATTAGCCGAGGCGACGTAATAGTACCTGCAAATTCAACGGCTGTTGTTACTAACCAGCTGCAAGCTAAAATTGTGTGGATGCATGAGTCGCCATTAGTATTAGGTAAAAGCTATAACCTAAAGCTAGGCAGCAAAAACACTTCAGCTATTGTTACAAAGATTGATTACACGATTGATGTAAACACGCTTGAGCACGGCACTAGCGACTCACTGCAGTTAAACGAAATTGCGATTGTAACGCTTGAACTAACCGAAACTATTTTGGCAGACGAGTACCACAGCAATCATGAAACAGGCTCGTTTATCCTAATCGATCGCTTATCAAACCTAACGGTTGCTGCGGGCATGATTGAACAAGTACTGCAAAGCCAAGCACAGCAAAGTAACTTTAGCGAATTTGAAGTTGAATTTAACAGCTTAGTACGCAAGCACTTTCCGCATTGGCAAGCGCTTGATATTTCTAAGTTATAA
- the cysD gene encoding sulfate adenylyltransferase subunit CysD, with the protein MALTHLQQLEAESIKIMREVAAEFENPVMLYSIGKDSSVLLHLARKAFYPAKIPFPLLHVDTNWKFREMIEFRDRIAKEYGFDLLVHKNPEGIEMGVGPFTHGSGKHTDIMKTQGLKQALNKYGFDAAFGGARRDEEKSRAKERVYSFRDKHHRWDPKNQRPELWNTYNSQVNPGESIRVFPLSNWTELDIWQYIYQENIDMVPLYLAKERPVVDRDGTLIMVDDERMPLNEGEVPQMKSVRFRTLGCYPLTGAVESTASTLTEIIEEMLLSTSSEREGRVIDHDSAGSMEKKKREGYF; encoded by the coding sequence ATGGCTTTAACTCACCTTCAGCAACTTGAAGCTGAAAGTATCAAAATCATGCGCGAAGTCGCCGCTGAGTTTGAGAACCCAGTAATGCTTTACTCTATTGGTAAAGATTCGTCGGTACTTTTGCACTTAGCACGTAAAGCATTTTACCCTGCAAAAATTCCGTTTCCGTTATTGCACGTAGACACCAATTGGAAGTTTCGTGAAATGATTGAGTTTCGCGACCGCATAGCTAAAGAATACGGTTTTGACCTACTGGTACATAAAAATCCAGAAGGCATTGAAATGGGTGTAGGCCCGTTTACGCATGGCTCGGGTAAACATACCGACATAATGAAAACCCAAGGCTTAAAGCAAGCACTTAACAAATATGGTTTTGATGCTGCATTTGGTGGCGCACGCCGCGACGAAGAAAAGTCACGCGCAAAAGAACGTGTTTACTCGTTCCGCGACAAGCACCATCGCTGGGACCCTAAAAACCAACGTCCTGAGCTTTGGAACACTTATAACAGCCAAGTTAATCCGGGCGAAAGCATTCGTGTTTTCCCGTTGTCTAACTGGACTGAGCTTGATATTTGGCAATACATTTACCAAGAAAACATCGACATGGTACCGCTTTACCTAGCAAAAGAGCGCCCTGTTGTTGATCGCGATGGCACCCTAATTATGGTTGACGATGAGCGTATGCCACTTAATGAAGGTGAAGTACCGCAAATGAAATCTGTACGTTTTCGTACATTAGGCTGCTACCCACTTACCGGTGCAGTTGAGTCAACAGCAAGTACTTTAACCGAAATCATCGAAGAAATGCTGCTATCTACGTCATCTGAACGTGAAGGTCGTGTTATTGACCATGATTCAGCAGGCTCAATGGAGAAGAAAAAACGTGAGGGGTATTTTTAA